From Ammoniphilus oxalaticus:
GATCAAGAAGCAATTCCGACTGTAATCGTAACAGGTGATAAGGATATGTTGCAGCTCGTTTCAGAGTATGTCCAAGTAGCGTTAATCAGAAGAGGAATTAGCGAGGTAGAGTGGTATACGCCCGCGACGATTAAAGAAGAATATGGTCTTGCTCCTAACCAAATTATCGACTTAAAAGGATTGATGGGTGATACATCGGATAACATACCCGGCGTGCCAGGCGTGGGCGAGAAAACCGCGTTAAAGCTACTGCATCAATTTGATTCGATGGAACGTGTTTTGGACAGTATCGACGAGGTGTCGGGTAAACGGTTAAAAGAAAATCTTGAAAAATACCGCGACGATGCGGTAATGAGTAAAGAGTTAGCGACGATTCATCGGTCGGTTCCGATTGAACTTCCAATCGATTCGCTGCTTTATACTGGCTATGAATCTGAGGAAGTTGGCAAGATTTTTGAAAAATTTGAGTTTAACTCATTAATGGAACGGGTCGGTCAAGAAGCAACGGTTGAAGATAAGAGTTTAGCCGAGGTCGATTTCACAATCGTAACGGAAGAGAACTGGGATGACTTCGAAACAATGCTTTGCGATGACTGTTGTTTATATGTTGAGTTAGATGGAACGAATGTTCATCGCGCCGAGCTAATCGGATTTGGCTTAGAACATGATGAAAAAGTTGTCTACATTCCCTATCAAACGGCAAAACAATGGACAGGCTTTCAAGAGTGGTTACAAGCGGATAACGGGAAGGTCGTCCACGATTTGAAGCAGGCAAAGGTCGCGCTAGCTTGGCATGACCTGCGGATTGAAGGTGTGGCTCTTGATATTATGTTGGCTTCTTATTTAATTAACCCTTCCGAGTCAAAATTCGATCTGCAAGAAGTCGTAAAACGGGCCAGTGGACAAACCATTTTGTCTGATGAGGAGGTTTACGGTAAAAAGGCGGTTAAAAATAAGCTGGACGCCGAACAAGTAGGGGCCCATGTTGCGAAGAAAGTAACATTGATTCGAAAATCTCAACAGGCGCTAAGCGAGCAATTGCAAGAAGCGGATATGTCCGCTTTGTTCCATGACCTTGAGATGCCGCTTGCTAGTGTGCTGGCTGAAATGGAATATACGGGAATTAACGTTGATTTACAACAACTTAAGGGGATGGGTCAACAGTTAGAGGGCCAGTTGTCCGATTTAACGAATGAGATCCATCAACAGGCTGGTCAACAATTTAATATTAACTCACCTAAACAACTAGGAGAAATCTTGTTTGATAAATTAGGATTGCCAGTCATCAAAAAGACGAAGACCGGTTATTCCACGAATGCGGACGTGCTTGATAAACTACAAGGTCAACACGAGATCATTCCGCAGATTTTACATTATAGGCAATTAGGTAAACTGTATTCAACCTATATAGAGGGGTTAATCAAAGAGATCCATCCCCAAACAGGACGACTCCATACATCATATAATCAAGCAACGACGGCAACGGGACGGTTAAGCAGCGTCGAGCCAAATTTACAAAACATCCCGATTCGTTTGGAAGAAGGGAGAAGAATCCGTCAATCATTCGTTCCTTCAGAGGATAGTTGGGTTATTTTATCCGCGGATTATTCACAAATTGAACTTAGAGTGCTTGCTCATATTGCGGGAGATGAAAATCTAGTGGAGGCCTTCTTACAAGGGGCGGACATCCATACGAAAACGGCGATGAATGTGTTCGGGGTCTTAGCCGATGACGTAACCTCGGATATGAGAAGACAGGCTAAGGCAGTTAACTTTGGGATTATTTATGGCATTAGCGACTATGGATTATCGCAAAACTTAAATATTACGCGTAAAGAAGCCGCAAGTTTTATCGAACGGTACTTCGACGTGTTTCAAGGTGTGCAGGAATACATGAAAGACATTGTGGAAAAAGCCAAACAAGATGGGTACGTAACGACATTGTTGAATCGAAGAAGATACTTGCCTGAGATTACGCATCGGAATTTTAATATTCGTAGTTTTGCCGAGCGTACCGCGATGAATACGCCGATCCAAGGTTCAGCCGCGGATATTATCAAGTTAGCGATGGTTAATATGAGTCGAGCGTTAACAGAAAAGAAGCTGCGCAGTCGCATGCTATTGCAGGTGCATGACGAACTCGTCTTTGAAGTTCCAAAGGAAGAGTTAGAGCAGATGAAACAACTCGTTGCGGAAACGATGGAACAAGCCATAACATTGCGCGTGCCGTTGAAGGTGGAAGTGAGTTGGGGAGATACTT
This genomic window contains:
- the polA gene encoding DNA polymerase I, with translation MNNKKFIILDGNSIAYRAFYALPLLNNASGLHTNAVYGFTTMLLKILEEQKPTHLLVAFDAGKVVFRHEDYQDYKAGRARTPGELSEQFPYIRELLDHFKIKHIEQEGYEADDIIGTLTLQADQEAIPTVIVTGDKDMLQLVSEYVQVALIRRGISEVEWYTPATIKEEYGLAPNQIIDLKGLMGDTSDNIPGVPGVGEKTALKLLHQFDSMERVLDSIDEVSGKRLKENLEKYRDDAVMSKELATIHRSVPIELPIDSLLYTGYESEEVGKIFEKFEFNSLMERVGQEATVEDKSLAEVDFTIVTEENWDDFETMLCDDCCLYVELDGTNVHRAELIGFGLEHDEKVVYIPYQTAKQWTGFQEWLQADNGKVVHDLKQAKVALAWHDLRIEGVALDIMLASYLINPSESKFDLQEVVKRASGQTILSDEEVYGKKAVKNKLDAEQVGAHVAKKVTLIRKSQQALSEQLQEADMSALFHDLEMPLASVLAEMEYTGINVDLQQLKGMGQQLEGQLSDLTNEIHQQAGQQFNINSPKQLGEILFDKLGLPVIKKTKTGYSTNADVLDKLQGQHEIIPQILHYRQLGKLYSTYIEGLIKEIHPQTGRLHTSYNQATTATGRLSSVEPNLQNIPIRLEEGRRIRQSFVPSEDSWVILSADYSQIELRVLAHIAGDENLVEAFLQGADIHTKTAMNVFGVLADDVTSDMRRQAKAVNFGIIYGISDYGLSQNLNITRKEAASFIERYFDVFQGVQEYMKDIVEKAKQDGYVTTLLNRRRYLPEITHRNFNIRSFAERTAMNTPIQGSAADIIKLAMVNMSRALTEKKLRSRMLLQVHDELVFEVPKEELEQMKQLVAETMEQAITLRVPLKVEVSWGDTWYDTK